The following nucleotide sequence is from Microbulbifer sp. A4B17.
GCGATATGCAGTCCCAGCCCCAGGTGGCCGGCATTATCGCCTTGGTCGCGCACAGAAACGAGAGAGTCAAATAGCTTGTGAGCGTAACCTTCCGGGAGCAGAGGGCCGTCATTGCCTACTGTGATCAGGTACATTTCTCTGTTTATTGCCACTGACAGGCAAATTTCACTGCCTTGTGGGGCGAAGCTGCAAGCGTTATCCACCAGCTTGTCCAGCAATTGAGCCAATAACTCCGGTGCGCCGTGGCAGGCTAGCTCCCCAGTGGGTTTGTTCAGAGTAAATTGGTGTTCACTGTGAGCATCGCCATAGCACTGTGTCATGACTTCAAGCAGGTCTGCCAGGTCGAAAGGCTCCCGCTCCGCTTGGTGGATGCTGGTTTCAAGATTGCTGGCTGCGGAAAGACTGTTGAGAATCCCCGACAGCCTTGCACTGCCATCCATAGCCCGCCCTGCATAGCGGCGGCTGTGGTCGTCGAGTTCCCCGGCGGCGAGGTTATCCAGGGACGAGCGAACCACTGCCAGCGGTGTGCGTAGCTCGTGTGACAACTTACTGGCGAGAGTGCGCAGGTACTGGTGATATTGGTCCAGTTCTGCGAGCAGGCTGGCGAAGGCTCGGTTTAGGTCTCCCAGTTCATCGCCTGCCTTTGAATGGGGAAAGTTGCCGCGCAGTTTGCCGCTGGAATCTACTGCGTTGCGGGCGGCCTGGTGTAGCTTGCGCACGCGCCAGGAAAGCCAGCTGGCGTAGCCCAAAAGGAAGAGCAGGGCGGTTGCGGCTGCGGCGCAGCTGATCAACCACAACCGGTGGGCTGCTCCCTCGGTGACTGATTGCATCGCTTCGCCAGATTGCAGGACGAGGACCTGCCCCAGAAGTGGCCGCTCAACCACTTCGTCGACCCGAGTGATAACGGGCACACTCACCGCACCAATTCGGGATTGCAGCGGCCCTGAATACCATTGCTCCTGGGGGCCACGGCTGTCAGGTGTCGGAAGAGGCAAGCTATTTTCCGGCAGCTGTGGCAAATCCCCCCTGGAAAGCAATTTGCGATAAGCCCAGTCTCTCAGCCACGAATCGCTTTCGGAATCTGTAAGGTGTAGTTGTCCGTTGCTGGCAAGAAGAAACCCCTCGCTGTCCACTACTGCGAGGCGCAGTCCAGGGCGCGCAAAGTGGTCGAGTTCTCTTTGAAGGTCTGGCAGAGGGCTTACCAAGCGTCCTGGGTGACCATCTGCCGGAAGTGTGCTGGCGCTGCGAGTCGGTGAGGAGCCACTGCTGTTTGCCCTGTCGTGAATACGGATAGCGAGGGCTCCACCGGTTAGGGTTTGTGGTAGAGCCAGCTCCAATTGGTAACCGGCACCAGAAGTAGTCCATCGGCCCCTGAAACGCAGCTCGCGCTCGTAGCGGCCCTCTCTAGGGTTGTGCCACAAGGCGCTGGCGGCCCCCTGGCTGGCGACGGGCAGGATATAGTGCTGGTCAGCGGTAAACAGCTCTACGGTGTCACCACCAGCGATCAGGCCTGTGCGGGGATCCCGGTAGGCGGGAGTTGAGTCCGAAACAGTGAGAAGCAGGTAGACTTGCTTATCCAGTTGCCCCAGCGTCACCTGGGCCATAGGGGATAGCTGCCCGTCCTCAAGGGTTCTGGGCTCAAGTTGCTGCGCTCGCCACTCATCGCCATAGCCGTCGACTCTCGGAGCTTGAGATAGGGGATTCAGGTAGAGCTGAGCCCCTGGTGGGCGCGATAGGCGCTGAGGATCCGGGGCGATAAGCTGGGGGGCGCTGGCCAAGCGCGCGGCAATTGCCGCCGCAGTTGCTTCAATTGCCTGAATCTGGCCTTGCGCTAGGGCGGCGTCCACCTGGCGGAGGTACTGGCAGCCGGCCCAGGGCAGGGTGAGTGCGACAAGGCTGACGAGCAAGAGTTGGCGGCGTAGGTTCATACTTAAATTTTTGAAATTGTTCGCCCGATGGCGGTTTACAGCTGCCAGCGATACCCCATGCCGTAGGCGGTTCCTATGGCATTAAATTCGGTGTCCAGCGCCTGGAACTTGCGCCTGATTCTTTTGACGTGAGAGGTGATGGTGTTGTCATCCAGCACTACGCGGGCCGCTTCCATAAGTTGGCTGCGGGATTTAACGTGACCGGGCCTTTTGGCCAGGGCGTGGACAATCCAGAATTCGGTCACGGTCAGGTCCACGGGTTGCTCATCCCAATGGCAATGGAGCCTGGAAATATCCAGCCATAGCTTTCCCTGAGTTAAGCTCTCGCCTTCATCGTTTTGATCTCGCAGCACGCTAACGCGGCGCAGTAGGGCGTTAATTCGCGCCTGCATATGGGGTAGGGAGATATCCTTGGTGAGGTAATCATCAGCCCCCAGGCGCAGTCCGGAAATAATATCCAGCTCTGAGTCCCTGGCGGTGAGAAATAATATTGGCAGGCTCGGTGCCATAGCGCGCAATTCCCGGCAGAGCTCAAAACCGCCCTCCACCTCGCTGCCCAGGCCAACATCGATCACGGCCAGGTCCGGCAGCCGCTGGCGAAAAGCATCCATGGCCTCAATCCTGGCGCTGTATAAATCGACCCGGTAACCGTGGCGGCGCAAAGCATCGCGGTAGTTTTCTGCGATAGCGCGTTCATCTTCGACAATGGCGATGGTTGCACTCATGACAAATCCCGACTTAATTCCTTTCTGGCGGAGAATCATGCACGAAGTTGCAGGGGTTAGGCAAAAAGGCGGGCGCAAGGCGCCCGCAAATACAACAGGGTTTCTATCAGCTTGGAGTTGCGTGAGTGGATTTGCGATCCACTCACGCTTATGTAGTGCGGCTTGAAGGCGAAGGGATATGCGGATTTGTTGTCCGCCGTGCCCCTTTAACTCAGAAGTTTCCCGCCATGGACTCCGGAAGGGAGAAGCGGATGTCGACGCGGCGCTCCATGGCGTAGGCGTCTACATCGCCTCGGGCTGCCTGGGAGTAGGTGGAGCCGAGTGCGCTGCGGCTGATTCTTGAGGCATCAACTCCCAGCGATACCAAAGCCTCTTCCACACTCAGGGCGCGTTGATCGGACAGTACATTGTTGTAGCCGTCGCTGCCGCGAGGATCTGCGTGTCCCTCCAGGTGAATTTGCAGGTGGGGGTGGCGCTTTAGGAAGTCAGCCATGGCACTCAGTTGGTGCATTTGGCCCTCCTGAAGCTCGTCCTCCCCAGTGGTAAACAGCATTTGGAATTGCAGTGAATCCAGGGCCAGTTGGCTGGCGTCGTTCGCGGACAGTTGAGCCGCATCCAATTGCTGTGCCAGGTTGCTGAGCTCTGCACGGCTCTCTGTCAGTTGTGTTGCCAGCATATCTGCCTCGTCTGCTTGCTTGATCTGCTCTCCGAGCCAGGCTCCGCCGAGTGCTCCGGCGATAAAGCCAACGGGCCCACCCAATGCTGCACCGGCAATTGCAGAGCCGGTAAAGACTGAGGCCTGCTTGGCCGGAGTCAAATTGGATTCGTTTTGTTCCTTAGCGTGGGCTCCGGTGGCAATCAGAGAACCCAGGGCGACGGCCATCACTACTTTTTTCATTGTTCTGCTCCTTAGCGGCTTTTCTTACTCGTTTGGGCCTGTTCTGTTGTGGCCCGTTTGAGTGTTATTAAAAAGCTCCAAGGAGGCGCTGGCGTGGCGCAGCTATGACCAACTGCGGCTCAATTGTGGCGAAATATGGCGATCGCTCCGAAACCCAGCTCAGAAGCTGGAAGGGGCTGGGCGACCGCAGTTATAGCAGGGGTGGATGGACA
It contains:
- a CDS encoding OmpA family protein, whose translation is MKKVVMAVALGSLIATGAHAKEQNESNLTPAKQASVFTGSAIAGAALGGPVGFIAGALGGAWLGEQIKQADEADMLATQLTESRAELSNLAQQLDAAQLSANDASQLALDSLQFQMLFTTGEDELQEGQMHQLSAMADFLKRHPHLQIHLEGHADPRGSDGYNNVLSDQRALSVEEALVSLGVDASRISRSALGSTYSQAARGDVDAYAMERRVDIRFSLPESMAGNF
- the pdsR gene encoding proteobacterial dedicated sortase system response regulator, which gives rise to MSATIAIVEDERAIAENYRDALRRHGYRVDLYSARIEAMDAFRQRLPDLAVIDVGLGSEVEGGFELCRELRAMAPSLPILFLTARDSELDIISGLRLGADDYLTKDISLPHMQARINALLRRVSVLRDQNDEGESLTQGKLWLDISRLHCHWDEQPVDLTVTEFWIVHALAKRPGHVKSRSQLMEAARVVLDDNTITSHVKRIRRKFQALDTEFNAIGTAYGMGYRWQL
- a CDS encoding ATP-binding protein codes for the protein MNLRRQLLLVSLVALTLPWAGCQYLRQVDAALAQGQIQAIEATAAAIAARLASAPQLIAPDPQRLSRPPGAQLYLNPLSQAPRVDGYGDEWRAQQLEPRTLEDGQLSPMAQVTLGQLDKQVYLLLTVSDSTPAYRDPRTGLIAGGDTVELFTADQHYILPVASQGAASALWHNPREGRYERELRFRGRWTTSGAGYQLELALPQTLTGGALAIRIHDRANSSGSSPTRSASTLPADGHPGRLVSPLPDLQRELDHFARPGLRLAVVDSEGFLLASNGQLHLTDSESDSWLRDWAYRKLLSRGDLPQLPENSLPLPTPDSRGPQEQWYSGPLQSRIGAVSVPVITRVDEVVERPLLGQVLVLQSGEAMQSVTEGAAHRLWLISCAAAATALLFLLGYASWLSWRVRKLHQAARNAVDSSGKLRGNFPHSKAGDELGDLNRAFASLLAELDQYHQYLRTLASKLSHELRTPLAVVRSSLDNLAAGELDDHSRRYAGRAMDGSARLSGILNSLSAASNLETSIHQAEREPFDLADLLEVMTQCYGDAHSEHQFTLNKPTGELACHGAPELLAQLLDKLVDNACSFAPQGSEICLSVAINREMYLITVGNDGPLLPEGYAHKLFDSLVSVRDQGDNAGHLGLGLHIAKLIADFHGGSLKARNRSEGSGVEFSLELPTG